In Chthoniobacterales bacterium, one genomic interval encodes:
- a CDS encoding formylglycine-generating enzyme family protein has protein sequence MRRAQDAPPSGTVMVSVAGGELPQDSELRDTKVQGFEIGKFPVMLEEYEWVRVWALGKGYALAQGQAPGIPHPVTHVSWYDAVKWCNAKSEHEMLVPVYSIGGKIFRRGEYGPDGSKLVACNEGADGYRLPTEAEWEWAARGGPLSRGSTYSGSNSADEVSWYDANAEGSSRPVGTKAANELGIHDMSGNVWEWCWDVDDGLSANRIRGGSWRHRAANGTVTYRVSRPPDSRYSVIGFRLARNG, from the coding sequence ATGCGCCGGGCTCAGGATGCGCCGCCGAGTGGGACCGTGATGGTCAGCGTTGCGGGCGGGGAATTGCCGCAGGACTCGGAGTTGCGCGACACGAAGGTGCAAGGATTCGAAATCGGAAAGTTTCCCGTCATGCTGGAGGAATACGAATGGGTCCGCGTGTGGGCTCTCGGCAAGGGATATGCCCTCGCGCAAGGCCAAGCACCGGGCATTCCGCACCCGGTGACGCATGTCAGTTGGTATGACGCGGTGAAGTGGTGCAACGCCAAGAGCGAGCACGAGATGCTCGTTCCGGTTTACTCGATCGGGGGAAAAATCTTCCGTCGAGGCGAATACGGGCCGGACGGATCCAAACTCGTGGCGTGCAACGAGGGGGCTGATGGCTACCGGCTTCCGACCGAGGCCGAGTGGGAATGGGCCGCGCGTGGCGGTCCGCTCAGCCGCGGCAGCACCTACAGCGGTAGCAATTCGGCCGACGAGGTGAGTTGGTATGATGCCAATGCCGAGGGAAGTTCGCGGCCGGTCGGGACGAAAGCGGCCAACGAGTTGGGGATCCACGACATGAGCGGCAATGTCTGGGAGTGGTGCTGGGATGTCGACGACGGCCTTTCGGCCAACCGCATCCGCGGGGGAAGTTGGAGGCACCGGGCGGCCAATGGCACGGTGACTTACCGGGTGAGCCGTCCGCCCGATAGCCGCTACAGCGTCATCGGATTCCGTCTCGCGCGCAACGGCTGA